A region of the Halorussus salilacus genome:
CAGAACCGACTCGAACTCCCGGAACTCGGGCGGGCCGTCCGCGTGACCCGCGCCGTGCTGACGACGCTGGGCGAGCGACTGCAGGAGGGCGAGGCCCGGGACCTCGCCGGACCGCTGCCGATGGAGGTCGACTACTACCTCGAAGCCGCCGAGTCGGGCCAGCGCTTCGACTACGACGCGTTCCTCGACCGGGTCGCCGACCGCGCCGCGGCCGACCGCAGCGACGCCGCCTACTACGCGAAGGTGGTCTTCGGGCTTGTCAGCGAACTGGTCTCGCGCGGCGAAATCGAGGAGGTCCGCGCCCAGCTGCCCGACGACTACGACGACCTCTTTCAGCTAATCGACGCCGAGGAGGTCGAGGAGTAGCTACAGTAGCTCGCCGATATCGGCGAGCGAGTCGACGACGTGGTCGGGAGAGACCGCCGAGCGCTCGATTTCGTCCCGGTCGGTGACCCCGGTCAGCACCAGCACCGTCGTCATCCCCGCGCGCTCGCCCATCGCGATGTCGGTTTCGAGCCTGTCGCCGACCATCAGACACTCCGAGGCGGGCGCGTCCAGCGCCGCGGTCGCTGCGGCCACCGTCGTCTCGGAGGGCTTGCCCAGCACCCGGTCGACCTCCCGGCCCGTCACGCCCTCGATAGCGCCGATCATCCCGGCGGCGTCGGGTATCTCGCCGCTCGCCACGGGACAGGTCCGGTCGGGGTTGGTGGCGACGAAGGCGGTCTCGTCTTCCCGTCTCCCGTCTCCTTCTGCCTCCGGGTCGAGCGCGCGGAGCGCGTCCGTGAGCGTCTCGTAGTCGAACGCCCGGTCCATCGAGGCGACCACCACGTCGGCGTCCGCGGGCGAGTCGGTGACCGCGACGCCCGCGGCGCGTATCTCCGCGACCAGCGGGGCCTCTCCGACGACGAGGGCCGCGCCGTCGGGGAACTCTCGGGCGAGGTAGTCGGCGGTGACGGTCGCGGAGTTGAGCACCTCGTCGACCGCCGTGGGAATTCCCATCCCCGTGAGCGTCTCGGCGTAGTCGGCGCGCCGCTCGACAGCCTTGTTCGAGAGGAACAGCACTGGCATTCGCTGCCGGAGGGCGGCCACCCCGTCCTCGACGCCGGGGAGGAGTTCGTCGCCGCGGTACACGGTCCCGTCGAGGTCGACGAGCGCGCCAGCGTAGGTCGTGGGAGTCGGATTCG
Encoded here:
- a CDS encoding DUF2267 domain-containing protein, which gives rise to MKYNDFMGQVQNRLELPELGRAVRVTRAVLTTLGERLQEGEARDLAGPLPMEVDYYLEAAESGQRFDYDAFLDRVADRAAADRSDAAYYAKVVFGLVSELVSRGEIEEVRAQLPDDYDDLFQLIDAEEVEE
- a CDS encoding HAD-IIA family hydrolase, whose amino-acid sequence is MTPTTTSNPTPTTYAGALVDLDGTVYRGDELLPGVEDGVAALRQRMPVLFLSNKAVERRADYAETLTGMGIPTAVDEVLNSATVTADYLAREFPDGAALVVGEAPLVAEIRAAGVAVTDSPADADVVVASMDRAFDYETLTDALRALDPEAEGDGRREDETAFVATNPDRTCPVASGEIPDAAGMIGAIEGVTGREVDRVLGKPSETTVAAATAALDAPASECLMVGDRLETDIAMGERAGMTTVLVLTGVTDRDEIERSAVSPDHVVDSLADIGELL